In Methylosinus trichosporium OB3b, the sequence TTATAGCCCCAAACCGACCTGCGACAAAAATTCGCGACAGAACCAAAAATATTCCACGCGCATCTTCATCTTATCCCGCGACGGGTCGCCGACACTCCGCCGCCGCCGGCGCGCCCGGTCGCTTGAAACGAGTTGCGGCGTTCCCATGGCTTCCACGATTATCGTCATTCGGCACGGCCGCGTCGCGCTTGCATCCGACGGGCTCCTCTCACGCGAGGACTTCCTCCGCTACGTCGAAGATTACGATGCTGCGTCCCTCCGCTCGGATTCCCGTCCGCCGGAAGAATTGACCGAACGGCTCCGGCTTGCTCGCAGGTTGTTCGCGAGCGAACTGCCACGCGCGAGAGAATCGGCGCGCATCCTCTTTCTCGATCGAGACATTCGATACGAAGCGATGTTCAATGAAGAGCCGCATCACGTCGTTCCACGACTCCCATTTCGAATGCCGCTCCTGGGCTGGTTCGCTTGGTCGCGCGTCAGCGAAGCAATGAGTCCATCCCTGCGTCGAGCGGTCGCCGCACGCGGATCGATCGCGGCGAAGCGGCTAATCGTCGAGGCGGATCACGAACCCACGGCTCTGATCGGGGTTGTGTCGCAAATTTTGTCTACGGACGCGACACCGGCGTCTGAGAGTGACGCGGCTCACGCCACGAGGGCATAGAACTGCTGCGCTGGACGCAATTCGCCTGTCGTTCGCAGCTGCCCCTTGCGGATCATATGCATGAGCTCGATCCCGGAAAGTGTCGCGGCAGCCGATCGAAATGATTTGAAACCCAACATCGGCCGCGTCACTCGCTTCACCGCTCGATGGTCCTGTTCGACAATATTGTTGAGATATTTGATGCGGCGGATTTCGATGTCCGCTTCATGCTCCGCATTGTAGCGTTCGATCGCGGCCGTGTTGGCGCCGCTCTTGTCGATCGTGATCTTCTCCGGCTCGCCATGCTGGCCGATCGCCTTGCGCAAGAAGCGCAACGCGGCTTTGCAGTCCCTCTTGGCCGTCAGCAGGAAATCCACCGTCCCGCCCGCCTTGTCGACCGCCCGATACAGATATTTCCAGCAGCCTTTGACTTTCACGTAGGTCTCATCGAGACGCCAGCTGGATCCGATCGAGCGCTTGCGAGTGTGGAACTGTTTCTCCAGCAAAGGAGCATA encodes:
- a CDS encoding IS6 family transposase, producing the protein MIDFKGSHFERDVILWGVRWYVAYPMSYRQLEEMMEERGVEVDHSTLNRWVVKYAPLLEKQFHTRKRSIGSSWRLDETYVKVKGCWKYLYRAVDKAGGTVDFLLTAKRDCKAALRFLRKAIGQHGEPEKITIDKSGANTAAIERYNAEHEADIEIRRIKYLNNIVEQDHRAVKRVTRPMLGFKSFRSAAATLSGIELMHMIRKGQLRTTGELRPAQQFYALVA